One part of the Raphanus sativus cultivar WK10039 chromosome 7, ASM80110v3, whole genome shotgun sequence genome encodes these proteins:
- the LOC130498079 gene encoding glutathione S-transferase T3-like, with translation MEHPPQTSQTSLQRRKWSTKEDVVLISAWLNTSKDAIVSTDQKAGAFWKRIVDYVNASPLLSGAVPREWSQCKQRWGRINEQVCKFVGCYEAAVREQASGQNENDVMKAAHDIFFKFTLEHCWRELRFDQKWKSLGVPKEGPKEKSKEAAEVVAEEEGAEVRPPGVKACKAAKRKRQGYDEIHSMIAVKKEIQQQKVLEHLLAKDPTHLSAKEITLMDKLISEMI, from the coding sequence atggAACATCCTCCCCAAACCTCCCAAACCTCTCTTCAAAGAAGAAAGTGGTCAACCAAAGAAGACGTTGTGCTCATCAGCGCTTGGTTGAACACCAGCAAGGATGCCATCGTGAGCACTGACCAGAAGGCCGGAGCGTTTTGGAAGCGCATAGTGGATTACGTCAACGCAAGCCCTCTGCTCAGTGGCGCCGTTCCTAGAGAATGGAGTCAGTGTAAGCAGAGGTGGGGAAGAATTAATGAGCAGGTGTGCAAGTTTGTGGGCTGCTATGAAGCAGCAGTGAGGGAGCAAGCGAGTGGCCAAAACGAGAATGATGTCATGAAGGCTGCCCATGACATCTTCTTCAAGTTCACACTTGAACATTGTTGGAGGGAACTTCGGTTCGATCAGAAATGGAAATCACTCGGTGTTCCCAAAGAAGGTCCCAAGGAGAAAAGTAAGGAAGCTGCGGAGGTGGTGGCTGAGGAGGAAGGTGCGGAGGTTCGGCCTCCTGGTGTCAAGGCTTGCAAAGCAGCCAAACGCAAGAGGCAGGGTTATGATGAGATACATAGCATGATTGCTGTGAAAAAGGAGATACAACAACAGAAAGTCCTAGAGCATCTCCTTGCCAAAGACCCTACCCATCTATCTGCAAAGGAAATCACACTCATGGACAAACTCATTTCTGAAATGATTTGA
- the LOC108814982 gene encoding uncharacterized protein LOC108814982 has product MGSLSAATVLPFHLRRQNKQRSGGLYDRRHENLPVGVSSSQKRWLLYVPETKLKRETLRRLGFVARAADSTSSSPSVVSSADKTLIPDDEFTLAKISFGVIGLGLGVSLLSYGFGAYFNILPGSEWSAIMLTYGFPLAIIGMALKYAELKPVPCLSYADAVKLRETSATPILTQVRNDVTRYRYGDEQHLEEALKRIFQYGLGGGIPRRSAPILTMIKEEVMTDGRYCLVLVFEAKALELSDFEKRQAKFTSFFGPNITAEVGKGESDDLYEVRLISNVSASSTTS; this is encoded by the exons ATGGGATCCTTATCGGCAGCCACAGTCTTACCGTTCCATCTCCGTCGCCAAAACAAGCAGCGATCAGGAGGTCTCTACGACCGTCGCCATGAGAATCTACCCGTCGGCGTTTCGTCTTCACAGAAGAGATGGCTCCTCTACGTCCCGGAGACGAAGCTGAAACGAGAGACTCTGAGGAGGCTCGGTTTCGTGGCAAGAGCTGCTGACTCCACGAGCTCCTCTCCTTCCGTGGTGTCTTCCGCTGATAAAACTTTGATCCCTGACGATGAATTCACTCTAGCCAAG ATTTCATTTGGTGTTATTGGGCTAGGTCTCGGTGTCTCGCTCCTCTC TTACGGTTTCGGGGCATACTTTAACATCCTTCCTGGATCTGAGTGGTCTGCTATTATGCTCACTTATGGATTTCCACTTGCTATTATCGGTATGGCTCTCAAG TACGCAGAACTCAAGCCAGTTCCTTGCTTGAGTTATGCAGATGCGGTGAAGCTTAGGGAGACCTCTGCTACTCCTATTTTAACCCAG GTTAGAAATGATGTGACGAGATACCGTTATGGAGATGAACAACATTTGGAAGAAGCACTAAAACGGATCTTTCAGTATGGATTG GGCGGAGGAATACCAAGACGTAGTGCACCTATCTTAACGATGATAAAGGAAGAG GTCATGACCGATGGTCGTTACTGCCTGGTCCTTGTATTCGAGGCCAAAGCTCTCGAGTTGTCAGATTTCGAAAAAAGACAG gcGAAATTTACTTCCTTCTTTGGACCAAACATCACTGCAGAAGTCG GTAAAGGAGAAAGTGACGATCTCTATGAAGTAAGACTGATTTCTAACGTCTCTGCATCTTCAACGACCTCTTGA